In Neisseria perflava, the DNA window ATGGACGCGCTGTACTACGGCGGCGAATTTATCGCCAATACGGGCGCAATTATCGACACCATTTGCGACAACATGGCCGCCCATCCCGTCCACAACACCCCCATAAGTGCGATCAGAAGCACGGCACGCCTTGCCACAGTCATTCAAACCCTAGTCCCCCATGCGGAAAACTTGGAATCTTTCGATTTGTCATCCGAGCTTGAGGGATATATTCAAAACCGACCCCATCCCGCGCCCTGACGATTCAGACGGCGGCGGCTACATCTGTAACCAATGCACCCCCAAAGGCGGCAGCGGTTTTGACCTGCTGGCGCTGGTGTTTGGTTACAGCTTTACGGAATCTGTAAATCAGGTTTCCGCCCTGCTGGAGCTTTCAGACGACCTGAAAGAATGGGCTGTTTACAGCGTAACCAAAGCAGATTAAGCCCACCTATTCCCTGAAATTTACCCGCCTTTATGCCGCCTATTTCAGACGGCATAGGGCAAACTTCGCCCTAGTGTTTTCATAACTAATTGATTTTATTAGGTTCATGTTTTGAAACACTGGAGGCAGAGCAAAGGATAAAACCATGAAACAGACCAATAAATCCGACCGTTTCCGCCGGTATCTTAACCGCGCCTTGCTGGTGTTTTGGGTGTTGCTTTTGGCTTTGGTAGTCCGAGCCTGTAACCAGCCCGCCCACGCTGACACGGAGCAACTAGAGCAAGAAACGCCCGCAATATGGGAAACCGACCCAACAGCAGGAATTGTTTTAGAGCCAGTATCAGAGGAGGCAGAGCAATGAAAACCATCACGGAGAAACTGGCAAACCAACTAAACAGCAAAGAAAAGGCAATCGCAGCGGCGGACGTTGTAAGCACTATCTTGCTGATTGTGAATGACGGAGCAAGCCAAAAAGAGGCGATTCATACCGTATCAGCCATAGCCCGCGAATCTATGGACAGATTCGAGGAGGTAGGAAAATGAAACCGACATGCAAAGAAATCAGAGCAGCCGCGCAATACCGCTGGCCGGAAATACACGCGGCATTAGGCATAGACCAGCGATACCTGAAAAACAAACACCAGCCCTGCCCCGCGTGTGGAGGGAAAGACCGTTTCAGATATGACGACAAGGACGGAAACGGCACATTCATTTGCAACCATTACAACAACGGCGCGGGTGATGGTTTCGGCTTGGTAATGCACTTTTTCGGGTGTGATTTTCAGACGGCCTTAAAGCAGGTTGCTGGCATTTTAGACATGGACAATGCAAACCCTTTGCCGATACCGCCCAAACGCCCACAAGCGCAGCCACGCCCCGAAAAAGACCAAATCGAGAAACTGGCCGCATTGTGGAGAAGCACAGAACCTATCCGCCCCGATTCCCCTGTTATCCAGTATTTGAGATCACGCGGTTTGGAGATGGCGCATTTACCCGAAAACGTCCGTTTCCTACCTGAAAAAGACTATTGGACAACAGTCGAAGATAAGCCGCTTTTGCTTGGCCGTTTCCCCTGTATGGTTTGCGCTATCCGCGATATGGACGAAGAGCTACAAGGCTTACACCTAACCTATTTACAGCCTAGCTATGACAAGCCATGCGGGGAGGACGGACTACACGCCCCGCGCTATCAGAAACTGGCAATCAAAGACCCTGTAACAGGCGAAGCATTACCGGCCAAGAAAATGCGAAACCGTAAGCAAGGCAGCATTTCAGGGCAAGCCGTCCACTTGTTCCCGATTCCTGAAAATGGCCGTCTTGTCATTGCAGAGGGAATAGAAACCGCCCTTGCCGCCCGTGAATTGTACAAGGCTTACGATTGGGGCTTATACGCGGCCTTGAGCGCAAACAGCATGGCAAATTTTCAGTTTTTGAACGGTATAAAAGAAATTGCGATTATTGCCGATAACGACACGCCCCGCCCCGTTGGTTACAGAGCTGCTTATGACTTGGCAATGCGAGCCATTAAGCAGGGAATCAAGGCGAGCATATGGCAAAGCAAAACGCCGGGCTATGACGCACTGGACGAACTGAACGAGAAAAAGCAATCAGACAATCATTTCGGAGGACAGACAGCATGAAAAATACCGAAACAGCGAAGCAGGAAAGCCCCAACGACTACAACCTTGAGAATATCGAGCCATTCCGCCCGCGCCCTCACTTTGAAATCGACAATCGGGGCGTATGGTGGGTAAACGTTAGAACCGATAAAGACGGCGATATTATCGAAGCAGAGCCGCTATTGCTTTCCGACCCTATCGACATCATTGGCACAGGGCAAGACAATGACGGCGCGTATTATCGGATTATCAAGTTTAAAGACAAAATCACACGCCAACAAAAGACCGCCGCCATACCACAAGCAGAAATCGGCACAGTCCAAGGCTGGCAGCGTTTGCAGAATTTCGGCCTAGTCATCATGAGCGGGCGGGCAAAAAGGGAAAGACTAGCAGACTATTTGCAGAAAGAGGGAAGCCCGGCGGCCTTTACCATTACCGACCGCGCAGGCTGGCACGAAGACAGCTACATTATGCCCAGTGGGGAAACCATCACAGCGACCGACAAAGACCCCGCCATTATCTACAACGGCGACACCAGCCAAGCAAAGGCATATCAGCCAAACGGAGAGCTTACCGACTGGCAACAAAACATAGCCCGATATGCAGTAGGAAATAGCCGTTTGTGCCTTGCTTTGGGAGCTTCATTTGCCGCCCCGTTGCTTTCCCTATTAAACGAAGAATCGGGGGGCTTCCACTTGATGGGCGATTCTTCAGACGGCAAAACCACAGCCGCAAAAGTAGCCTTGAGCGTATGGGGCAAACCATCAGGAAGCCTGTTGTCTTGGAGCGGTACGAAAATAGGCTTTTCCAACACAGCCGCCGCCCGCAATGATGGCTTGCTGGTGTTGGACGAAATAGGACAGGCAAGCCCGCACGTTATCGGCGATACTGTTTATAGCGTTATGAACGGTATCAACAAAGTGCAAGGCGCAAAACAAGGCGGAAACCGCGCTTTAAGCCGCTGGAAAGTGATGATGTTTTCCACCGGCGAAAAGACCCCCGATTCCATCTTGAAGCACCATAAGGGCGATTGGAACGCAGGACAAGCCGCCCGCCTGCCTAGTATCAGAGCCGCCGCGCAATACGGCATTTATGACACATTGCACGGATTTGAAGATGGCGCATTGTTGAGTGAGCATATCGCCCAATCAGCAGAAAAATATCACGGAACGGCAGGAAGACTATTTATCCGACAGCTTTTAGACAACCTAGAACAAGCCAAACAGCAGGCAACGGAGCGCATGGCCGCATTTATGGCAACCATTCCCGAATTATCAGGGCAGGCGCGAAGAGTAGCAAAACGCTTTGCTATCGCCGCCTCCGCTTTGGAACTTGCCGCCCCTGTTACCGGCTTGCCCGTAGGTGTAGGCATGGCAGGCGTGAAAAAATGCTTTGATGAATGGCTGGAAGCCAACGGAGCAGGAAAACACGAAGACCGCCGAATCATTGAGCAGGCAGAGGATTTTATCGCCCAGCACGCATTAGGCACGCGGTTTATGGAATGGAGCGATAAAAGCACCAATAAAGACCATGCAGGATATAGGAAACAGGAGGGGGAAAAATTGGAATTGTGGGTAATCCGCCGTGTCTTTGCCGATGAAATCGCCCAAAGTTTCGATGAAGCGAAAGTTTGCCGCGTATTAGCAGATAATGGATTGTTGAAATATAACCACAAAAACAGAGGCTACCAACACCAGCGGAAAGGTAACGGCTGGTTTCATGTTTTAGCTACAAATATAGAACTGGACGACTAATCATTTACATGGGGTTAATTCCAAAATCCTAACCAAGCCCGCCGGGATCAACACAGGCGGGCTTTTTTACGTCTAAACATTCAGGCAGACCAACCAAGAAAGCATAAAATTAACAGGAAGCCCCTAAATCTCAAAAATTAGGACTGTTTGACCCTTTCCCTATACCTACCCTACCAAAACAAAGAAACGCGCTTACAGCGCGATTTTAGCCTATTTACGCTATGACCAACAAAGACAGACGAGGGATAAATAATTTCGACACCAATACGCGCGCGCGCGAGAAAAGCAGCCCTTGAATTTTTGGAGCCCATAAAAAGGAAAGAAGACCAAGACACGCGAAAAGATAAAACCATATGCGCGAGGCAAAATCACTTGTTACCTTTGTTACCACAAAATTTAACACTTATAACTATATGAATATAAATATAAAAACACAGAAAAAACGGTAACAAATGAACATAAATTTACTTGTTACCGATTTGTTACCACTTGTTACCCTTTTATATTCAAATGGTTACGCTTAAAAAATAGGAGCGGTAACAAATGGTAACAAGGTTAAAATATGTGTTTTGTTACCATGTAAGCCATGACTGGCAAGGCTTTCAGCCATTGGTAACAAGGTAACAAACGATTTTTGCGTTTTTTTGTATATATACGCTTTTTTTGTTTGGGCGCATGACTGACAGAGCCGATACAAACAAAAGCCGCCCGAGAGACAATATCGGACGACTGGAAGAAGAAAGCAGAGAACACCCCACAAGCGCGGATAATTTCCAGTGTTACAATTCAACCATGTTTACAGCTTGGCAGAAATGCCGCAAAATATTTTTGCCCCTGCCACCCAAACAGCTTAAACTGGCAATCTGACAAGGGGTAAATAGTGCCAAAAAAATGCCCCTACCTTAAAGTTTTGGGGTAACTTTTGGGGTAACTTTTACCGTAAACAAGAACATGATTATATTTAAATCAATGAGTTAATCTCAAAGTACGATTCCCCCCGCCTCCACCAGATTTAAAGCGCAAACTTTTGATATAAAAAGGTTTGCGCTTTTTTATAAACTTAAACAGGCCGTCTGAAACTTTTCAGACGGCCTGTTTTATCTCAACTATCTGAGCGAAAAACTTTTTCTTTCGATACATTCCAAATAGTGCTTTAAAAAATTTTAGCCTTACATTTTTCTATCTGATTTCATATTCATTTTACGATGCGGCCTAACCGTTACACTCAATGGCAGATGATCTGACAAATGCTGCCAGTCTTTACTGTTGTGGATTTCAGAATCGATGACATCAAGATTGCGCGTGTAAATGCGGTCGAGGCTGAGGATAGGCAGGCGCGAAGGGAAGGTTTTGGGGCGTTTACCTGTATTATCGACGAATACTTCGTTCAAATCTAATGCCCTGCCCAGCTCACGCGCTGATTTCTGCCGCCAGTCATTGAAATCGCCGGCAATAATCAAGGGGCTGTCAGGGTTGATATGGCGGTCGACATAGTCGCTGATGGCGCGGTATTGTTTAAGGCGGTCAGGCTCGCGCAGGTTGAGGTGGACGCACAAACACACCAGCGGATCTTCCCAACCTTCAGGCACGACTTCGCAATGCAACAGGCCGCGCTGTTCGAGTTTGTTGACGCTGATGTTGAGGTTGTTTTCCATTTTCAGCGGCAGGCGGCTGAGAATGGCGTTGCCGTGGTGGCGTTTCGGATAGACGGCATTTTTGCCGTAGCTGCGATGATAATCAAGGCTGTCGCCGATGATGTCGTAATGCGGCGCATCGGGAAAGTCGGTACGGCGGCTTCTGTTGAGATGTTGTCCTTGGACTTCTTGTAAAAACAAAACATCCGAACCCAATGCACCCAGCGCGTCAGCCATGCGGTTGACCTGCACTTTGCGGTTGAGCGCAGACATACCTTTGTGCATATTGTAGGAAGTAATGGTAACTGGACGGGGAAACATGATGTGTGATGAAGCGGTTTATTTGTTTCAGTATAGCACCGGAACGTGTGGTTTTACGGCAATTTTGGTTATACTTATTTAAAGAATAAAACGGCGTTTTGACAGGGAGTTTCCCAATCAAAACGCCTTCTGTTTTTCAGACGGCCTCGCGTCCGAATCAGTTGTTGATTACTTCGACATTGGTTTCAAAAGTAACGGTGTGTTGATATTTAGATGCGGTTTTGCGTTTCGGATAAGGATATTTGGAAACGCTTTTCACTGCGCGTTCGTCCATTTCAGGATTGCCGCTGGATTGAATGATATTCACGCGGTCAACATTGCCGGCAGGAGTTGTGAAAACATCCATCAAAACGGTTTTAACGCTGCCGTTTTGCACTTTCATGGCTTCCAGGGTTTCGGTATCGGCGGCTTGTGCGGTACCGAATACAGCAGCAAACAACAGGGCTGAGGCGAGGAGTTTAGGCGTTTTCATGTTTTAGTCCTTATTAGGGTTGTGGTTAGGTTAAATATTTCAGACGGCCTGATTCGTCGTTATTTGAAATTCAAAATCGGCCAACCTTTTGCTTTGGCTTCTTTTTCCAGCTCGGCATCCGGATTGACGGCGACAGGTTCGTCCACGATACGAAGCAACGGCAAATCGTTTTTGGAGTCGCTGTAAAAATAAACCTTACCGTAGCTTTCAAAGGTCTCGCCGCGCTCAGCAAGCCATTGGTTCAATCGGGTAATTTTGCCTTCTTTCAGACTGGGCGTACCGACATAGTTGCCGGTATATCGGCCGTCTTCGCCGGTTTCAAGCTGTGTGCCAATAACATTGTGAATACCGAAAAGATGGCAGATTGGGGTAATGATGAATTCGTTGGTCGAAGAAATAACCAACATTTCGTCGCCCGCCATTTGATGGCTTTGCACCAACATACGCTGCATCGGAGAAATATGCGGAACAATATATTCGGCCATAAACTCGCGATGAAAATCAGCCAATTCTTCCTTGCTGAAACGGGCTAAAGGCGCGAGATGGAATTTGAGGAAGGCATCAATATCAAGACAACCGTTTTGATAGTCTTGGTAGAACTTTTCATTTTGCGCCTCGGTTTCAGCCGCATCGACTATGCCTTTTTTAATCAGGTATTGCGGCCAGGAGTGATCCGAATCGGTATTGATCAAGGTATTGTCGAGGTCGAAAATGGCAAGGTTTTTCATTGGGTTTCCTGTTGTTTTAAAAGCTGGCGCAAAAGCGGCAAAGTAATGCGCTTGCCCATCATGACGGCGTAGTTGTCGAGGGTATCGAGCATTTGCATCAGACTGTCCATATCACGCCGCCAATGGTTCAGCAGGTATTCGAAGATTTCCGGATCGATGGTTACCTGGCGGGCGGCCGCCATGCTGACGAGCGCATCGATTTTTTCCCGGTCGCTCAGCGGTTTGACTTCGTAAACCAAACAATACGCCATGCGTGTGCGCAAGTCTTCGCGGATAACGAGTTGCTGCGGCGTATATTCGGAACTCAAAAGCAAAAAGCCTTTGCTGCTGTTGCGGAAGCGGTTGAAGATGGCAAACAGTAAAGCCTGTTCTTCATTGTTAAGCTTTTCGATTTGGTCAATGGCGAGATATTCCGCATCCA includes these proteins:
- a CDS encoding polyribonucleotide nucleotidyltransferase translates to MKTITEKLANQLNSKEKAIAAADVVSTILLIVNDGASQKEAIHTVSAIARESMDRFEEVGK
- a CDS encoding DUF7146 domain-containing protein; the protein is MKPTCKEIRAAAQYRWPEIHAALGIDQRYLKNKHQPCPACGGKDRFRYDDKDGNGTFICNHYNNGAGDGFGLVMHFFGCDFQTALKQVAGILDMDNANPLPIPPKRPQAQPRPEKDQIEKLAALWRSTEPIRPDSPVIQYLRSRGLEMAHLPENVRFLPEKDYWTTVEDKPLLLGRFPCMVCAIRDMDEELQGLHLTYLQPSYDKPCGEDGLHAPRYQKLAIKDPVTGEALPAKKMRNRKQGSISGQAVHLFPIPENGRLVIAEGIETALAARELYKAYDWGLYAALSANSMANFQFLNGIKEIAIIADNDTPRPVGYRAAYDLAMRAIKQGIKASIWQSKTPGYDALDELNEKKQSDNHFGGQTA
- a CDS encoding DUF927 domain-containing protein — protein: MKNTETAKQESPNDYNLENIEPFRPRPHFEIDNRGVWWVNVRTDKDGDIIEAEPLLLSDPIDIIGTGQDNDGAYYRIIKFKDKITRQQKTAAIPQAEIGTVQGWQRLQNFGLVIMSGRAKRERLADYLQKEGSPAAFTITDRAGWHEDSYIMPSGETITATDKDPAIIYNGDTSQAKAYQPNGELTDWQQNIARYAVGNSRLCLALGASFAAPLLSLLNEESGGFHLMGDSSDGKTTAAKVALSVWGKPSGSLLSWSGTKIGFSNTAAARNDGLLVLDEIGQASPHVIGDTVYSVMNGINKVQGAKQGGNRALSRWKVMMFSTGEKTPDSILKHHKGDWNAGQAARLPSIRAAAQYGIYDTLHGFEDGALLSEHIAQSAEKYHGTAGRLFIRQLLDNLEQAKQQATERMAAFMATIPELSGQARRVAKRFAIAASALELAAPVTGLPVGVGMAGVKKCFDEWLEANGAGKHEDRRIIEQAEDFIAQHALGTRFMEWSDKSTNKDHAGYRKQEGEKLELWVIRRVFADEIAQSFDEAKVCRVLADNGLLKYNHKNRGYQHQRKGNGWFHVLATNIELDD
- a CDS encoding endonuclease/exonuclease/phosphatase family protein, coding for MFPRPVTITSYNMHKGMSALNRKVQVNRMADALGALGSDVLFLQEVQGQHLNRSRRTDFPDAPHYDIIGDSLDYHRSYGKNAVYPKRHHGNAILSRLPLKMENNLNISVNKLEQRGLLHCEVVPEGWEDPLVCLCVHLNLREPDRLKQYRAISDYVDRHINPDSPLIIAGDFNDWRQKSARELGRALDLNEVFVDNTGKRPKTFPSRLPILSLDRIYTRNLDVIDSEIHNSKDWQHLSDHLPLSVTVRPHRKMNMKSDRKM
- a CDS encoding energy transducer TonB, with product MKTPKLLASALLFAAVFGTAQAADTETLEAMKVQNGSVKTVLMDVFTTPAGNVDRVNIIQSSGNPEMDERAVKSVSKYPYPKRKTASKYQHTVTFETNVEVINN
- a CDS encoding HAD family hydrolase, whose amino-acid sequence is MKNLAIFDLDNTLINTDSDHSWPQYLIKKGIVDAAETEAQNEKFYQDYQNGCLDIDAFLKFHLAPLARFSKEELADFHREFMAEYIVPHISPMQRMLVQSHQMAGDEMLVISSTNEFIITPICHLFGIHNVIGTQLETGEDGRYTGNYVGTPSLKEGKITRLNQWLAERGETFESYGKVYFYSDSKNDLPLLRIVDEPVAVNPDAELEKEAKAKGWPILNFK
- the hda gene encoding DnaA regulatory inactivator Hda, which codes for MNQLIFDFASHDYPGFDKFLGTENAELVYVLQHKHGQFIYVWGEEGAGKSHLLRAWVAQALDAGRNAIYIDAAATPLTEAALDAEYLAIDQIEKLNNEEQALLFAIFNRFRNSSKGFLLLSSEYTPQQLVIREDLRTRMAYCLVYEVKPLSDREKIDALVSMAAARQVTIDPEIFEYLLNHWRRDMDSLMQMLDTLDNYAVMMGKRITLPLLRQLLKQQETQ